Below is a genomic region from Paraburkholderia sp. BL23I1N1.
GAGAAGATCGCCTGCAAGGCGGGCAGGCTGAACGAGATGCGGGCCTTGGCCTTTGCGCCCTTCTTGACCAGTACGCGTATGCCCTGCGCCGCGTTCGTCTCGGTCATCTCATTGGCACAGGCGAAGTTGAGCAGGACCGAGAGCAGTTCAAGCTGCTTGTTCGTGTTGGACGCCGATTGCCCGGAGGCAAGCAGCGCATCTTTGAAGGCGATGGCGTGGCGGCGCTCGATTGATGGGACTGGGATTAGATCAACCATCGCACGGAAGCGGCGAGCGACCAACTCCGCTTTGCGGACAGTGCGAGCATCCGGCGTGCGCTCCTTGGCCCATGCGTCGATAAGGGCAGGGAGGTACAGCGCGGACTTGCTGGCGGGGCGCCGCTGCGGCCTCTCGATGGCTTGGTGGATAGCCTGCGGCATGGCTGCCTCCTCGGCCTTAAGGCGTCGGAGGGCCTCACGTTCTATGTACATCCGTTGCAGGATCGCGTTCTCCTCAGCGATGAGCGCGTCCTCGTCTACCCCTTCGTCCCGGGCGTCCGCAATAAGCTGCTGGATGCGTTCGTATTCCTCGTCGTAGTACGTGGGACCGGTGTATTCAGGCGGGACCGCCCAATGCGGGATAGGCTCAGGGGCGTCGGCGGCGAGGATGGACTGTACCTTGCTGGAGACGGGATCGGGCGCGGGAGGGTCCGAACGTTTCGAGGAACGCAACGACGCGAACTGTTCGTCCGTGCTCAGGCTTTCGGCGCGACATAACCGGATGGCCTCGGCGCGATTGGACGTACCAAGAGCCTTCGAGATTTCTGTCTTACAGAGGAGTGGAACTAGATCGAGAGGAACGCGACGGCGGAAGTAATACCGACCGTCACGCTTCTGGAGATGGGTACACATGGAGCCCTCTGTGTAGCATCCACAAAGGGCATGTGGCCCGTCAGTGCTGGGATTGGCGGAAACTGCTTGACCAATCAACAGGTTGAATTGGTCGGGGTGAGAGGATTCGAACCTCCGGCCTCTACGTCCCGAACGTAGCGCTCTACCAGGCTAAGCTACACCCCGATTTGTACTGCTGGACTCCTACGGTGTTTCAGTCCCGTTCAAGACTGTCTTGCCGTCGAGTAAGAACATAATTCTAGCAGGCTATCTTTGAAAATGGAATCGGGAAATGAAGAAATTGCTGCAGCTGCGGCGAGCGCTTCCTGCTTCGCACACTCGAGGGTGTGGTCTAGCGCGCCGGAGCGCGTGATCGCTTCGAAAATAGTGTCGAAACGGTCCGTGCCGCCTTGCTCGATGGCTTCCCGCGCAAGCGCCGACTGTTCAGGCGTACCCCGTTCGATCAGGTAAATCAGCGGGAGCGTGGGCTTGCCTTCGCGCAGATCGTCGCCAGCGTTCTTACCCATTGATTCAGCCGTGCCCGTGTAGTCGAGCCAGTCGTCCATGATCTGGAACGCGGTGCCGATACGGCGGCCGAATTCCGCCGCCGCGGCTTCGGTTTTTGCATCCGAACCGGCCAGCACGGCGCCGAGTTGAGCGGCGGCTTCGAACAGCTTGGCGGTTTTGTAGCGGATCACCTGCATGTAGCGCGCTTCGTCCACGTCGGCGTCGTGCATGTTCAACAACTGCAGCACTTCGCCCTCGGAGATGATGTTGGTCGCCTCCGACAGGATTTCCATCACGCGCATCTTGCCCACGCCCACCATCATCTGGAACGAGCGCGAGTACAGGAAGTCGCCGACCAGCACGCTCGCGGCGTTGCCGAACAGCGCGTTGGCGGTCTGGCGGCCGCGCCGCAGATCGGACTCGTCGACCACGTCGTCGTGCAGCAGCGTGGCCGTGTGGATGAATTCCACCACCGCGGCCAGTTCATGCCGATGCCCGGTGGTCTCGCCCAGCGCGCCCGCCACCAGCAGCAGCAGCGCGGGCCGCAGCCGTTTGCCCCCGGCGCTGATGATGTACTCGGAGATCTGATTGATCAGCATCACGTCGGAAGCCAGACGGTGCCGTATGACGCGATTGACCTGCTGCATGTCTTCGGCGATCGGAGCGAGCAGGCTGGCGGCGTTGGAGGAGGGGGTGGCAGTCGACGACATGATGGCTGAATTGGGTAGTGCCGCGAATTATAAGGCGAATCGCGGCAGTTCCGGGTCGCAGGCTGCGGCACGGCGCGACGAAGGCGGCGGCAAGGCCGCGTGCCGGGGCCGGACGGCGAGGCACCGGGCGGCGCGCACGGCAACTCTCAATGAGTTTTGACCGAGTAGCTAACTCTATGTATAATCACGGGTTTCCGCGCGCGGTGCGTGGGAAAAATGAACACAGAGTGAGGTTCTCAATGTACGCGGTCATAAAAACCGGTGGCAAGCAGTATAAAGTTGCCGTCGGCGAAAAACTTAAAGTAGAACAGATACCGGCAGACATTGACGCTGAAATCACGCTCGACCAGGTTCTCGCAGTGGGCGAAGGTGAATCGATTAAGTTCGGTACGCCGCTGGTCAGTGGGGCTTCCGTCAAGGCTACCGTCGTGTCGCAAGGTCGTCACGCAAAAGTGACCATCTTCAAGATGCGTCGCCGGAAGCACTACCAGAAGCATGGCGGCCACCGCCAGAACTATACCGAACTGCGCATCGACGCGATCAACGCGTAAGCGCAACGGTTAAGGAGCAAATCAAATGGCACACAAAAAGGCAGGCGGATCATCCCGCAACGGCCGTGACTCCGAATCGAAGCGCCTTGGCGTGAAGGTTTACGGCGGTCAGGCTATCAACGCTGGCGGCATCATCGTTCGTCAACGTGGTACGCGTATGCACCCGGGCGAAAACGTCGGTATCGGCAAGGATCACACCTTGTTCGCGCTGACGGACGGCCACGTCAATTTCTCGACGAAGGGCGCAGCGAAGAAGCACATGGTCAACGTCGTCCCGGCAGCAGTCTGAGTTTAATCAGGCACGGGCTTCAGGACCGGAAAAAGGCCCCGCGAAGTTCGCGGGGCTTTTTTTATTGCAGCGCTTTTTGTCCGAAGAATGGGCGGATCGAATGGCCATGTCGGCGCGATTAGCCGATCGGCTGATTGCTCACCGCACGGCGGGCGCGGCAAAATAGCATCATCTGAAAGCATCAACCCAGCAGCACCATCTAGCAGCACACCACGGGACGGAGTTACGCATGAAGTTCATTGACGAAGCGAGGATTGAAGTCATCGCCGGCGACGGAGGGGATGGCAGCGCGTCGATGCGCCGCGAGAAATTCGTTCCGTTCGGCGGCCCGGATGGCGGCGACGGCGGCCGGGGCGGCAGCGTGATCGCGGTCGCAGACCGCAACATCAACACGCTGATCGACTACCGCTACGCGAAAAAACATTTGGCGCGCAACGGCGAAAACGGCCGCGGCGCGGATTGCTACGGCAAGGGCGGCGACGATATCACGCTGCGCATGCCGGTCGGCACGACCATTTCCGATATGGAAACCGGCGAGCTGATCGCCGACTTGACCGAGCACAACCAGAGCGTGCAGATCGCGCAAGGCGGAGCGGGCGGTCTCGGTAACCTGCATTTCAAATCCAGTACGAACCGCGCGCCGCGTCAAAAGACCGACGGCAAGCCCGGCGAGCGCCGCATGGTGCGCCTCGAACTGAAGGTGCTGGCCGACGTCGGTCTGCTCGGCATGCCGAATGCCGGCAAGTCGACCTTCATCTCGTCGGTGTCGAACGCACGGCCGAAGATTGCGGATTATCCGTTCACGACGCTCGCGCCGAATCTCGGCGTGGTGCGTGTCGGGCCGAGCCGCAGCTTCGTGATTGCCGACATTCCTGGCTTGATCGAAGGCGCGGCGGAAGGCGCCGGTCTCGGTCACCAGTTCCTGCGCCACCTGCAGCGTACCGGCCTGCTGCTGCACATCGTCGACCTCGCGCCGTTTGACGAGGCGGTTGATCCGGTCGCGGAAGCCAAGGCGATCGTCAACGAGCTGCGCAAATATGACGAACTGCTCTATGAGAAAACCCGCTGGCTCGTGCTGAACAAGCTCGATATGGTGCCCGAAGACGAGCGCGAAGCGCGCGTGTCGGCATTCCTTGAAGGCTTCGGCTGGGATGGCCCAGTGTTCGAAATCTCGGCGCTGACCGGCCAGGGTTGCGAGAGTCTTTGCTACGCGGTGTATGACCACATCGCTGCGCATTCAGACGCGCAGCGCGCGGCCGAAGCGGAAGATCTCGCCGCTGACGTGCGTTTCCGCGAGAAGCCGGAAACGCCGGCTGCGGCCGCAGACGACTCCGCCGCCGACCCGCAGTAATAACAAGCCTGAGCGCCGGGGGCTGCAAGGGCTGCCGGCCTGCATCACGCGTCATCTTGGGAGACCGCGCACAATGCGTTCCGTCATCGCAGAATCACGGCGATTGGTAGTGAAAGTTGGCTCCAGCCTCGTCACCAATGACGGGCGCGGCCTCGATCATGCCGCGATCGGCCGCTGGGCCGCTCAGATTGCCGCACTGCGCGCGCAAGGCAAAGAAGTCGTGCTGGTCAGCTCGGGCGCCATTGCCGAAGGGATGCAGCGGCTCGGCTGGACCAAGCGGCCACGCGAAATCGACGAATTGCAGGCGGCCGCGGCTGTCGGTCAAATGGGCCTCGCGCAGGTCTACGAAAGCCGCTTCGCCGAGCATTCGATCCAGACCGCGCAGATTCTGCTGACCCACGCCGATCTGGCCGACCGCGAACGCTATCTGAACGCGCGTTCCACGTTGCTGACGCTGCTGCGTCTGGGCGTTGTGCCGATCATCAACGAGAACGACACGGTCGTCACCGACGAAATCAAGTTCGGCGACAACGACACGTTGGGCGCGCTGGTCGCGAATCTGATCGAAGGCGACGCGCTCATTATCCTCACCGATCAGCAAGGACTTTTTACCGCCGACCCGCGCAAGGATCCGAACGCAACGCTCGTCCAGCAGGCGGATGCTGGTGCGCCAGAACTTGAAGCGATGGCGGGCGGAGCGGGTTCGAGCCTGGGCCGCGGCGGCATGCTGACCAAGATTCTCGCCGCCAAACGCGCGGCGCACAGCGGCGCCAATACGGTGATCGCGAGCGGGCGTGAAGCGGATGTGCTGTCGCGGCTGGCCTCGGGCGAGGCGATCGGCACGCAGCTGATCGCGCGCACGGCACGCATGGCGGCGCGCAAGCAGTGGATGGCCGATCACCTGCAAGTGCGCGGCCACGTGGTCATCGACGACGGCGCGGTCGAAAAGCTGACCGAAGGCGGCAAGAGTTTGCTGCCGATCGGCATCGTCGGTGTGCAGGGCGCGTTTGCACGCGGCGAAGTGATCGCCTGCCTGAGCGCGACAGGCCGTGAAGTGGCGCGTGGCCTGACGAACTACAGCAGCACGGAAACCAAGCTGATCCAGCGGCGTCCGAGCGGCGAGATTGAATCGGTGCTCGGCTATATGCTGGAGCCTGAGGTGATCCACCGCGACAATCTTGTGCTGGTCTGACTTCCGGGCAAGGCACGCGACTAACAAAAAAGCCGTTTCAGCGTGAGCTGGAACGGCTTTTTTACATTCGCGAAAACCGCCTTAGTGAATCAGCGAGGTTTGCGTGCGTTTGTAGCGGATGTTCTCGACAATCTGCTGCGCTTTGCCGATCGGCATCTTGTTCGCACAGAAATAATCCTGATACAGCGATGCCTGATAGGCGTTCAGCGCGCCATTCTCGATACGCCGGAAGTCGTTGGCGACGGTTTGGTCCCAGCCGTCGTGATCGGCGTTTAGCCCCGCGTACTGGCGCCATTCATACGTATCGCAGCGAATTCCTTCGTAGTTCACGTTGCGCGCGCCGCTCGAGCTCGTGACGACGAC
It encodes:
- a CDS encoding site-specific integrase; this translates as MCTHLQKRDGRYYFRRRVPLDLVPLLCKTEISKALGTSNRAEAIRLCRAESLSTDEQFASLRSSKRSDPPAPDPVSSKVQSILAADAPEPIPHWAVPPEYTGPTYYDEEYERIQQLIADARDEGVDEDALIAEENAILQRMYIEREALRRLKAEEAAMPQAIHQAIERPQRRPASKSALYLPALIDAWAKERTPDARTVRKAELVARRFRAMVDLIPVPSIERRHAIAFKDALLASGQSASNTNKQLELLSVLLNFACANEMTETNAAQGIRVLVKKGAKAKARISFSLPALQAIFSSPVYAEDFRTAGGAGEAAYWLPLLGLLTGARLEELCQLAPDDVSEETYLDATGTRRTVWCMRFVHNEERGQGVKNAGSVRRIPIHPDLLALGFVEYAHNHKGKPRIFPHLKPNKYGEESAQWSKWFGKYLRGPCGVTDERMVFHSFRHGFKDVCRECSIGKDLADAIQGHDDGDASSDYGGEFYPLRPLVEAMSRFRIHDLTIPGLNATLLPALQF
- a CDS encoding polyprenyl synthetase family protein, which translates into the protein MSSTATPSSNAASLLAPIAEDMQQVNRVIRHRLASDVMLINQISEYIISAGGKRLRPALLLLVAGALGETTGHRHELAAVVEFIHTATLLHDDVVDESDLRRGRQTANALFGNAASVLVGDFLYSRSFQMMVGVGKMRVMEILSEATNIISEGEVLQLLNMHDADVDEARYMQVIRYKTAKLFEAAAQLGAVLAGSDAKTEAAAAEFGRRIGTAFQIMDDWLDYTGTAESMGKNAGDDLREGKPTLPLIYLIERGTPEQSALAREAIEQGGTDRFDTIFEAITRSGALDHTLECAKQEALAAAAAISSFPDSIFKDSLLELCSYSTARQS
- the proB gene encoding glutamate 5-kinase, which codes for MRSVIAESRRLVVKVGSSLVTNDGRGLDHAAIGRWAAQIAALRAQGKEVVLVSSGAIAEGMQRLGWTKRPREIDELQAAAAVGQMGLAQVYESRFAEHSIQTAQILLTHADLADRERYLNARSTLLTLLRLGVVPIINENDTVVTDEIKFGDNDTLGALVANLIEGDALIILTDQQGLFTADPRKDPNATLVQQADAGAPELEAMAGGAGSSLGRGGMLTKILAAKRAAHSGANTVIASGREADVLSRLASGEAIGTQLIARTARMAARKQWMADHLQVRGHVVIDDGAVEKLTEGGKSLLPIGIVGVQGAFARGEVIACLSATGREVARGLTNYSSTETKLIQRRPSGEIESVLGYMLEPEVIHRDNLVLV
- a CDS encoding CNP1-like family protein yields the protein MKALALVVACVATGALLAGCSSAGKPTNQDDSTFAYLLDRPSNWVENKVDTLPPLPQDSNLLPFEVSGNTPLHFAIDKNSLSVGTDGVVRYTVVVTSSSGARNVNYEGIRCDTYEWRQYAGLNADHDGWDQTVANDFRRIENGALNAYQASLYQDYFCANKMPIGKAQQIVENIRYKRTQTSLIH
- the rpmA gene encoding 50S ribosomal protein L27 yields the protein MAHKKAGGSSRNGRDSESKRLGVKVYGGQAINAGGIIVRQRGTRMHPGENVGIGKDHTLFALTDGHVNFSTKGAAKKHMVNVVPAAV
- the rplU gene encoding 50S ribosomal protein L21, producing MYAVIKTGGKQYKVAVGEKLKVEQIPADIDAEITLDQVLAVGEGESIKFGTPLVSGASVKATVVSQGRHAKVTIFKMRRRKHYQKHGGHRQNYTELRIDAINA
- the cgtA gene encoding Obg family GTPase CgtA encodes the protein MKFIDEARIEVIAGDGGDGSASMRREKFVPFGGPDGGDGGRGGSVIAVADRNINTLIDYRYAKKHLARNGENGRGADCYGKGGDDITLRMPVGTTISDMETGELIADLTEHNQSVQIAQGGAGGLGNLHFKSSTNRAPRQKTDGKPGERRMVRLELKVLADVGLLGMPNAGKSTFISSVSNARPKIADYPFTTLAPNLGVVRVGPSRSFVIADIPGLIEGAAEGAGLGHQFLRHLQRTGLLLHIVDLAPFDEAVDPVAEAKAIVNELRKYDELLYEKTRWLVLNKLDMVPEDEREARVSAFLEGFGWDGPVFEISALTGQGCESLCYAVYDHIAAHSDAQRAAEAEDLAADVRFREKPETPAAAADDSAADPQ